CGATTGTCTCTACTGAACGAATTTAGTGTGACTGAAGCGCAATTACGCCAACTCACTCAAGCAGTTTTGCTGATTGCTGGTGCTGGCGATCGCCTCTTACCCTCAGTCAACGAAGCCAGACGCTTGCTAAGTATTTTACCTAACCCCAAGTTAGCTGTATTACCTGACAGTGGACACGCCTGTTTACTAGAACACAATATTAATCTCTATAAAATCTTACGAGAACAAAATTTTGTCGAACATCAGCTTAAAGCCGAACAGGGAGTGGGGAGTGGGGAGTAGGGAGTGGGGAATAACCCTCATTTAGTTGCATTTTTACCTCAAAAGGCATGAAAATTTATATACCCGCATAATAAATCAGTCATGACCCCAGAGGAACAAGCCAGAGTCAAAATTGACCAACTACTCACCGATGCAGGTTGGATTATTCAAGACTATAAACAAATCAATCTCAGTGCGGCTTTGGGTATTGCTGTGCGGGAATATCCCCTCAAGTCAGGGTTTGCTGATTACCTGCTAATTATTAACCGCAAAGCTGCGGGTGTAATTGAAGCGAAAAAAGTAGGTACAACTCTCAGTGGTGTAGAAAATCAATCTGATAAATATTCATTTCAGCTTCCCCCAAAATTAAACTGTCACCGCAAACCTTTACCCTTCCTCTACGAAAGCACGGGGGTAGAAACCTGTTTTACAGATAACCGTGACCCTGATTTTTGTTCTAGAAAGGTGTTTAGTTTCCACAAACCAGAAACATTACAAGCATGGTTAGGACAATCTGACACCCTCAGAGGACGGTTGCAATTGTTACCGCAAATTGACACAGAGGATTTACGGGAATGTCAAAAAGAAGCCATTGCTGGGTTATTTGATTCTTTAAAACAAAATCGCCCTAGAGCCTTAATACAGATGGCGACGGGGGTTGGTAAAACCTACACGTCTGTGAGTTTTATTTATTGGCTGATTAAAATAGCCGGGGCGAAACGAGTTTTATTTTTGGTGGATAGAAAGAACTTAGGAGAACAAACCGAAAAAGAGTTTAAACAGTATGTCACTCCTGATGATGGAAGGAAGTTTACAGAACTTTATAATGTGCAGTTGTTGACTTCCAATACCATAGATCCAGTGAACAAAGTTTGTATTACCACAATTCAGCGACTTTATTCCATGTTGCGGGGGGAAGCTGAATTTGAGGCAGAAAATGAGCAAGCATCTTTGTTTGGTGGGGAAGAGGAAAACCAACAAACTAAGGATGTAGTTTATAACTCAAAAATTCCTTTAGAAACTTTTGATTTTATT
The window above is part of the Nodularia spumigena CCY9414 genome. Proteins encoded here:
- a CDS encoding DEAD/DEAH box helicase family protein; this translates as MTPEEQARVKIDQLLTDAGWIIQDYKQINLSAALGIAVREYPLKSGFADYLLIINRKAAGVIEAKKVGTTLSGVENQSDKYSFQLPPKLNCHRKPLPFLYESTGVETCFTDNRDPDFCSRKVFSFHKPETLQAWLGQSDTLRGRLQLLPQIDTEDLRECQKEAIAGLFDSLKQNRPRALIQMATGVGKTYTSVSFIYWLIKIAGAKRVLFLVDRKNLGEQTEKEFKQYVTPDDGRKFTELYNVQLLTSNTIDPVNKVCITTIQRLYSMLRGEAEFEAENEQASLFGGEEENQQTKDVVYNSKIPLETFDFIITDECHRSIYNIWRQVLEYFDAFLIGLTATPSLQTFGFFNQNLVMEYPHERAVADGVNVGYEVYRIRTQITEQGSTIQSGFYVDTRNRQTRAVR